A stretch of the Chloroflexota bacterium genome encodes the following:
- a CDS encoding sugar transferase: MPISLRLNEHRTLLVVVDLILVNLTTLFAFWIMAVRAGWLFDSAYVSRQVGWFVFLSALWVSSAFLNGFYDPQRVTNLTAAATALFRTVALIIIVYLFIYFFSATPEYLPRGVVGYQGAASFVLITAWRALYGYYIQRPTFGRKVIIIGAGWAGQTIAQAIQQYAPAHYRIVGFVDDDPTKDTLGASRDLARLVKEHQAPEVILAISHNLTTTLFQALMDCKEQGAQITLMPVLYEQLTGQIPIEHIGDNWNVALPLESKEASGFYPFAKRAFDIVGALIGLIVLLPFLPLVALAIWLDSPGPIFYTQVRVGKGGKVFYPIKLRTMVANAEPDGHAHRAQVNDPRVTRVGRWLRKMRLDEMPQLLNVLQGDMSAVGPRPERPEHLAELDAAIPFHRLRNAVKPGMAGWAVVNYDYIDSIEDARIRLQYDLYYIKHQSLALDVLILLRTMGHMFALRGR; this comes from the coding sequence ATGCCTATCTCGCTTCGTTTGAACGAACACCGAACATTGCTCGTCGTCGTTGACCTGATCTTGGTCAACCTGACGACACTGTTCGCGTTTTGGATCATGGCGGTGCGCGCGGGGTGGCTCTTCGATTCGGCGTATGTATCGCGTCAGGTTGGCTGGTTTGTGTTTCTTTCGGCGTTGTGGGTGTCGTCCGCGTTTCTCAATGGATTCTATGATCCGCAACGCGTCACCAATCTGACGGCGGCGGCGACGGCATTGTTTCGTACCGTCGCGCTCATCATAATCGTTTATCTCTTCATCTACTTTTTTTCGGCAACGCCGGAGTACTTGCCGCGCGGGGTGGTCGGATACCAAGGCGCGGCGAGTTTCGTGTTGATTACGGCGTGGCGCGCGTTGTACGGTTATTACATTCAACGTCCAACTTTTGGACGCAAGGTCATCATTATCGGCGCGGGGTGGGCGGGGCAGACCATCGCCCAGGCGATTCAGCAGTACGCGCCGGCGCATTATCGTATCGTCGGATTCGTGGACGACGACCCGACCAAAGACACGCTCGGCGCGTCGCGCGATTTGGCGCGGCTCGTCAAGGAACACCAAGCGCCTGAAGTGATTCTCGCAATTTCGCACAACCTGACGACGACGCTGTTTCAGGCGCTGATGGATTGTAAAGAGCAAGGCGCACAGATCACATTGATGCCGGTATTGTATGAGCAACTCACCGGACAGATTCCGATCGAGCACATTGGCGACAATTGGAATGTTGCGTTGCCGCTCGAGTCGAAAGAGGCGAGCGGTTTCTACCCGTTCGCCAAACGCGCGTTTGACATCGTTGGCGCGTTGATTGGGTTGATCGTGTTATTGCCGTTCTTGCCTTTGGTCGCGCTCGCCATCTGGCTGGATTCGCCCGGACCGATTTTTTATACCCAGGTGCGCGTCGGCAAGGGCGGCAAGGTGTTCTATCCCATCAAGTTGCGCACGATGGTTGCGAATGCTGAACCGGATGGACACGCGCACCGCGCGCAAGTCAACGATCCGCGCGTCACGCGCGTGGGGCGCTGGCTTCGCAAGATGCGGCTCGACGAAATGCCGCAGTTGTTGAACGTGCTCCAGGGCGATATGAGCGCAGTGGGTCCGCGCCCCGAACGTCCCGAACATCTCGCCGAGTTGGACGCGGCGATTCCCTTTCATCGCTTACGCAACGCGGTCAAGCCCGGCATGGCGGGCTGGGCGGTCGTGAATTACGATTACATTGACAGCATTGAGGATGCGCGCATTCGTTTGCAATACGATTTGTATTACATCAAACATCAGTCGCTTGCGC
- a CDS encoding glycosyltransferase family 2 protein has protein sequence MTLDLSICILTRQAREILRDCLRSIPANTHRVTYEIIVVDNASSDGTREMLRDEFPRVRVIANDHNAGFTRASNQAIRASVGRYVLLLNNDTLILPDAFERLIAFADAHPAIGIVSPKVLNRDGTLQKQCRRSYATPWDLFCYFSGLATRYPQSRLFGRYLMTYMDENVTHAADAVSGSCMLIRRAVLDQIGLLDERFFAYQEDTDFCFRARQAGWHVYYFHQAEIIHFGGQGGSRVEPYRSIIEWHKSYFRYYRKNLARRYFFLFNWFYYLVMLLKLATALAVNFVRAEKFAGSKKP, from the coding sequence ATGACACTCGATCTCTCGATTTGCATCCTCACGCGCCAGGCGCGCGAGATTCTGCGCGATTGTTTGCGCTCGATTCCAGCCAACACGCACCGCGTCACGTACGAGATCATCGTCGTGGATAATGCGTCGAGCGATGGCACGCGCGAAATGTTGCGCGACGAATTTCCACGTGTGCGCGTCATCGCGAACGACCACAACGCCGGCTTTACGCGGGCGAGCAATCAGGCGATCCGGGCGAGCGTGGGGCGCTACGTGTTATTGCTGAACAACGATACGCTCATCCTACCCGACGCGTTTGAGCGTCTGATCGCCTTTGCCGACGCGCATCCCGCGATTGGAATCGTCAGTCCCAAGGTGCTAAACCGCGACGGCACGCTGCAGAAACAATGCCGGCGTAGCTATGCGACACCCTGGGATTTGTTCTGTTATTTTTCCGGTTTGGCGACGCGTTATCCACAAAGCCGCTTGTTCGGACGATACTTGATGACGTACATGGACGAGAATGTGACACACGCGGCGGACGCGGTGTCGGGATCGTGTATGCTCATCCGCCGCGCAGTGCTCGACCAAATCGGTTTGCTCGACGAACGATTTTTTGCGTACCAAGAGGACACGGATTTTTGTTTTCGCGCGCGGCAAGCCGGCTGGCACGTGTACTATTTTCATCAAGCGGAGATCATTCATTTTGGCGGACAAGGCGGTTCGCGCGTCGAGCCGTATCGCTCGATTATCGAATGGCACAAGTCGTACTTTCGTTACTATCGCAAGAATCTCGCGCGGCGATATTTTTTTCTGTTTAACTGGTTTTACTATCTGGTCATGCTTTTGAAACTCGCAACCGCGCTCGCCGTGAATTTCGTGCGCGCCGAAAAATTTGCCGGCAGCAAAAAGCCGTAA